In Terriglobales bacterium, a genomic segment contains:
- a CDS encoding Crp/Fnr family transcriptional regulator yields the protein MSHIQHADRAFASPADADPWHDLNGTRQVRRYPEGAVLFEEGRMAEGALLVRSGRVKLSVSSPRGKTLLLEVAGPGEMLGLSAVLSGRPHEVTACAISPVEAVFFPRQEFLHYLEDHPDACLRVVSLLTTDLDAAYDRVRNLHRR from the coding sequence ATGTCCCACATCCAGCATGCCGACCGGGCTTTCGCTTCCCCGGCCGACGCGGATCCCTGGCACGACCTGAACGGCACTCGCCAGGTGCGCCGCTACCCGGAAGGTGCGGTTCTGTTCGAGGAGGGGCGGATGGCCGAGGGCGCCCTGCTGGTGCGTTCCGGGCGGGTCAAGCTCTCGGTGTCCTCACCCCGCGGCAAGACCCTGCTGCTGGAAGTCGCCGGCCCGGGCGAGATGTTGGGCCTCAGCGCCGTGCTCTCCGGCCGCCCCCATGAGGTCACCGCCTGCGCCATTTCGCCGGTGGAGGCGGTGTTCTTCCCCCGCCAGGAGTTCCTCCATTACCTGGAGGACCACCCCGATGCCTGCCTGCGGGTCGTCAGCCTCCTCACCACCGACCTCGACGCCGCCTACGACCGGGTGCGCAACCTGCATCGACGTTAA
- a CDS encoding 2-oxoacid:acceptor oxidoreductase family protein, with protein MSLLKEVILPPPECPKAEPPYPGIRTTADGSGAVVWVESHIAQGACAYPITPSTPMGDGFAQEFANGTKNLWGEALQFLEPESEHSSATACEGFALAGGRVANFTSGQGLILMKEVLYVIAGKRLPVVFHIGARALTSHSLNVHCGHDDVMGVADCGWGMLFGRNAQEAADLALIARRTAEESETPFLNVQDGFLTTHTLETVNLPEPELMRDLVGAPRARLRNLFDPRHPLLSGPVQNQDSYMKGKVAQRYFYDRVAPALAAAMREYSELTGREYGFVQPYRMEDAEYALVGMGSMMDTAEATVDFLRGRGLRVGAVTVVSFRPFPARELAELLFPCRAFAVIERADVPLAESNPLTAEIKAALADAQMGDGEFSRLPMPLVYSGVAGLGGRDIRPGHFVATVEAMMGGDTRRRFVLGVKHPEALDATEDPDVRPAGSYSLRGHSVGGFGSVTTNKVLASVASDLFGVYAQAFPKYGSEKKGLPTNYFLTLANQPIRLHAELNTVEFVALQDQNAFLNSDPLAGLQAGGTVLVQSSLPPEEVWRWLPAAARRTIRERGLKLYALDALRIARESASRADLQVRMQGIVLLGAFLRLTPFRQRAGLSEEQLFTALRGPLEKYFSKRGEKVVQDNLTAAGRGYHEVIEVVPPAGDEDAAPAVLSVHHPQWHCPGAPDVVAPEFCDRVVAGYNRGREQELEADEYVARSFMPPSTAVLRSFRNLAPEIPVLTAANCVGCMECVNQCPDTAILAKAVLPSALEEKLSRVERPDLRNELRARFVQTSKYFDLPQKRGEPGGLFSIFIDPDKCKGCGECVVACGSHNALHMSPKQELSLESYDLAMDLYHALPETPAHLLNEKSLGDMMLASRALLYAGGAGSCMGCGEATALRLMLAATGFVYGADQIGIVAATGCNTVYGSTYPFNPFAVPWTNSLFENAPADAMGIRLRWDQEGHQKRRLWTVGGDGAMFDIGLQSLSRMLASGMDIKVLVLDTQVYSNTGGQTSTATFTSQDAKMAAVGKAQPGKRERRKELAQVLMAHPNVFVAQTTPAHLNHFYKAVMAANEFPGPAVVIAYSTCQPEHGVPDDQSVIHARMAVESRAFPLLVYDPRNGERIRERLSLRGNPAMKEDWYTDPKSNQPCDFVSFARTEGRFARHFDAEGRPDEQLLLAQQDRLENWRRLQEMAGLR; from the coding sequence ATGTCGCTACTGAAGGAAGTCATCCTACCGCCACCGGAATGCCCAAAGGCCGAGCCGCCGTATCCGGGTATCCGGACGACGGCCGACGGTTCGGGCGCCGTGGTCTGGGTGGAATCTCACATTGCGCAGGGGGCGTGCGCCTATCCCATTACTCCCTCGACCCCGATGGGCGACGGGTTCGCGCAGGAGTTTGCCAACGGCACCAAAAACCTGTGGGGCGAGGCGCTGCAATTCCTGGAGCCGGAGTCGGAGCACAGTTCGGCGACGGCCTGCGAGGGGTTCGCGCTGGCCGGCGGGCGCGTGGCCAACTTCACCTCCGGGCAGGGCCTGATCCTGATGAAGGAAGTGCTGTACGTCATTGCCGGCAAGCGGCTGCCGGTGGTGTTCCACATCGGGGCCCGGGCGCTGACCTCGCACTCGCTGAACGTGCACTGCGGGCACGATGACGTGATGGGCGTGGCCGATTGCGGCTGGGGAATGCTGTTCGGGCGCAACGCGCAGGAGGCCGCCGACCTGGCGCTGATCGCGCGCCGCACTGCCGAAGAGAGCGAAACTCCCTTCCTCAACGTGCAGGACGGCTTCCTGACCACGCACACCCTGGAAACCGTGAATCTGCCCGAGCCAGAACTGATGCGCGACCTCGTGGGCGCGCCGAGAGCGCGCCTGCGTAATCTTTTCGACCCGCGGCATCCGCTGCTCAGCGGTCCGGTGCAGAACCAGGACAGCTACATGAAGGGCAAGGTAGCGCAACGCTACTTCTACGATCGGGTGGCGCCGGCGCTGGCCGCGGCCATGCGCGAGTACTCCGAGCTGACGGGGCGCGAGTACGGGTTCGTGCAACCTTACCGCATGGAAGACGCCGAGTACGCGCTGGTGGGTATGGGCTCGATGATGGACACGGCCGAAGCCACGGTCGATTTCCTCCGCGGCCGCGGTTTGCGCGTGGGCGCCGTGACGGTGGTGAGTTTTCGTCCCTTCCCGGCGCGCGAGCTGGCCGAGCTGCTCTTCCCCTGTCGCGCCTTCGCCGTCATCGAACGCGCCGACGTTCCGCTGGCTGAATCCAACCCCCTGACAGCGGAAATCAAGGCGGCGCTGGCGGACGCGCAGATGGGCGACGGCGAGTTCAGCCGGCTGCCGATGCCGCTGGTGTATTCCGGCGTGGCCGGGCTGGGCGGGCGCGACATCCGTCCGGGACACTTCGTCGCTACGGTGGAAGCCATGATGGGAGGCGACACGCGCCGCCGCTTCGTGCTGGGTGTGAAGCATCCGGAAGCGCTGGACGCCACGGAAGATCCGGATGTCCGTCCGGCGGGCTCGTACTCGCTGCGCGGGCACTCGGTGGGCGGCTTCGGGTCGGTGACCACGAACAAGGTGCTGGCCTCGGTAGCCTCCGACCTGTTCGGCGTCTATGCGCAAGCCTTCCCCAAGTACGGCTCGGAAAAGAAGGGACTGCCGACGAATTACTTCCTGACGCTGGCGAACCAACCCATCCGGCTGCACGCCGAACTGAACACAGTGGAGTTCGTCGCCCTGCAGGACCAGAACGCGTTCTTGAACTCGGACCCGCTGGCGGGCTTGCAGGCGGGCGGGACAGTGCTGGTGCAGTCGAGCCTGCCGCCGGAAGAAGTGTGGCGCTGGCTGCCGGCGGCGGCACGGCGCACGATCCGCGAACGCGGGCTGAAACTGTATGCGCTGGACGCGTTGCGCATCGCGCGCGAGTCGGCCAGCCGCGCCGATCTGCAGGTGCGCATGCAGGGTATCGTGCTGTTGGGAGCGTTCCTCCGCCTGACGCCTTTCCGCCAACGCGCCGGATTGAGCGAGGAGCAACTGTTCACGGCCTTGCGCGGCCCGCTGGAGAAATACTTCAGCAAGCGAGGCGAGAAAGTCGTACAGGACAATCTGACAGCGGCGGGCCGCGGCTACCACGAGGTGATCGAGGTCGTGCCCCCCGCGGGAGACGAAGACGCCGCCCCAGCCGTGCTTTCCGTCCATCACCCGCAGTGGCACTGTCCGGGTGCGCCCGACGTAGTGGCGCCCGAGTTCTGCGACCGCGTAGTGGCGGGCTACAACCGCGGACGCGAACAGGAACTGGAGGCGGACGAGTACGTCGCGCGCAGTTTCATGCCGCCTTCAACCGCTGTCCTGCGCAGCTTCCGCAATCTTGCGCCGGAGATCCCTGTGCTCACAGCGGCGAATTGCGTGGGCTGCATGGAATGTGTGAACCAGTGCCCGGACACAGCCATCCTGGCCAAGGCGGTGCTGCCGTCGGCGCTGGAGGAGAAACTGTCGCGCGTGGAGCGCCCGGATCTGCGCAACGAACTGCGCGCCCGGTTCGTCCAGACCAGCAAGTATTTCGATCTGCCACAGAAGCGCGGCGAACCGGGCGGCCTGTTCTCGATTTTCATCGATCCCGACAAGTGCAAAGGGTGCGGCGAGTGCGTCGTGGCCTGCGGCTCGCACAACGCACTGCACATGTCGCCGAAACAGGAACTTTCCCTCGAATCGTACGACCTGGCGATGGATCTGTACCACGCCCTGCCAGAGACTCCGGCGCACCTGCTCAACGAGAAGTCGCTGGGCGACATGATGCTGGCCTCGCGAGCCCTGCTCTATGCCGGCGGAGCTGGCTCCTGCATGGGATGCGGCGAAGCCACGGCGCTGCGGCTCATGCTGGCCGCGACCGGCTTCGTGTACGGAGCCGACCAGATCGGCATCGTGGCCGCCACCGGCTGCAACACGGTCTACGGCTCCACTTACCCGTTCAATCCCTTTGCTGTGCCGTGGACGAATTCGCTATTCGAGAACGCCCCCGCGGACGCCATGGGCATCCGCCTGCGCTGGGACCAGGAAGGACATCAGAAGCGGCGATTGTGGACGGTGGGTGGCGACGGCGCCATGTTCGACATCGGACTGCAATCGCTCTCGCGCATGCTGGCTTCCGGCATGGACATCAAAGTGCTGGTGCTCGACACCCAGGTCTACTCCAACACCGGCGGACAGACCTCGACCGCGACGTTCACCAGCCAGGACGCCAAGATGGCGGCGGTGGGAAAAGCCCAGCCGGGCAAGCGTGAACGGCGCAAGGAGCTGGCGCAGGTACTGATGGCGCATCCCAACGTGTTCGTGGCCCAGACCACGCCCGCGCACCTGAATCATTTCTATAAGGCGGTCATGGCCGCCAACGAGTTCCCCGGTCCGGCGGTCGTGATTGCGTACTCCACCTGTCAGCCGGAGCACGGCGTGCCGGATGACCAGTCCGTGATCCACGCCCGGATGGCGGTGGAATCGCGCGCCTTCCCGCTGCTGGTCTATGACCCGCGCAACGGTGAGCGCATCCGCGAGCGCCTGAGCCTGCGCGGGAATCCGGCGATGAAAGAAGACTGGTACACGGATCCCAAGAGCAATCAGCCGTGCGACTTCGTAAGTTTTGCGCGTACCGAGGGCCGCTTTGCGCGCCATTTCGACGCCGAGGGCCGGCCCGATGAACAACTCTTACTGGCGCAGCAGGACCGGCTGGAGAACTGGCGCCGGCTGCAAGAAATGGCCGGCCTGCGCTGA
- a CDS encoding carboxymuconolactone decarboxylase family protein — MLPSQFEQLKKDYPEVWKAFTELGDRCHHAGPLDDKTRRLIKLALAVGGGLEGAAHSAVRNALAAGIQPEELRQVALLAVTTLGFPAAMRALTWIADQTQNQG; from the coding sequence ATGCTGCCCTCGCAGTTCGAGCAATTGAAGAAGGACTACCCCGAGGTCTGGAAGGCATTCACCGAGCTGGGCGACCGTTGCCACCACGCCGGACCCCTGGACGACAAGACGCGCCGTCTCATCAAGCTGGCGCTGGCCGTCGGCGGCGGCCTGGAAGGTGCGGCGCATTCGGCCGTGCGCAACGCCCTGGCTGCCGGCATCCAGCCCGAGGAGCTCCGCCAGGTGGCTCTGCTGGCGGTCACCACGCTCGGCTTCCCGGCCGCCATGCGTGCGCTCACCTGGATCGCCGACCAGACGCAAAACCAGGGCTGA
- a CDS encoding 4Fe-4S dicluster domain-containing protein: MARLGMVIDLKRCIGCNACTVACKQENGTPAGVHFARVITREVGTYPQTRRTFLPVLCNHCDDAPCAQVCPSGATHIRADGIVMVDKDVCIGCRACAVACPYMNRHYIERGLLAHGYSGDGVSPLEAVKFTQFEEGTMTKCTFCAHRVDQGLEPACVVTCPTEARIFGDLDQKDGRLRRLIRERNGWTLLPEAETKPSVYYLDE; encoded by the coding sequence ATGGCCCGACTGGGAATGGTGATCGACCTCAAACGCTGTATCGGCTGCAACGCTTGCACCGTGGCCTGCAAGCAGGAGAACGGCACACCCGCCGGAGTCCACTTCGCCCGTGTCATCACCCGCGAAGTGGGCACCTACCCGCAGACCCGGCGAACCTTCCTGCCCGTGCTCTGCAATCACTGCGACGACGCCCCCTGCGCCCAGGTCTGTCCCAGCGGCGCTACGCATATCCGCGCGGACGGAATCGTCATGGTGGACAAGGACGTCTGCATCGGCTGCCGCGCCTGCGCCGTAGCCTGCCCCTACATGAACCGCCACTACATCGAGCGCGGCCTGCTCGCCCACGGCTACAGCGGGGATGGGGTCAGCCCGCTGGAGGCGGTGAAGTTTACCCAGTTCGAAGAGGGCACCATGACCAAGTGCACGTTCTGTGCCCACCGCGTGGATCAGGGTCTGGAGCCGGCCTGTGTGGTTACCTGCCCGACCGAGGCGCGCATCTTTGGCGACCTCGACCAGAAAGACGGACGCCTGCGGCGGTTGATCCGCGAGCGTAACGGCTGGACGCTCCTGCCCGAAGCCGAAACCAAGCCCAGCGTGTACTACCTGGACGAATAG
- a CDS encoding DmsC/YnfH family molybdoenzyme membrane anchor subunit, translating into MSAQSSIAIAPHRFAYGYYRQSWWNWLIGTAFFFGEIGAGLFLVSLLTGPALGMLVGYLIVMAGKNTAHLMYLGRPARFWRAAMRPDRSWIARGIWATGIFGASGALLLLPQFFPLPWQPQGATASAVTWLAGLSALFIMFYDGFVMNSSRAIPFWNTGMLPLLCLTYAALGGTTLSLTLRELTGLGEAAPSLLVQVEYILLVTNFVLLAMYLAHMWDWSPAARETVRMLVVGRYARFFLGLVLAVGLVATLLLAVVHSRMHATWLAILIAACELTGDFALLMVLLKSGLFSPQTAPAFRSS; encoded by the coding sequence ATGAGCGCGCAATCTTCCATCGCCATCGCGCCGCACCGCTTCGCTTACGGCTACTACCGTCAGAGCTGGTGGAACTGGCTGATCGGCACTGCCTTTTTCTTCGGCGAGATCGGCGCCGGCCTCTTCCTGGTTTCTCTGCTCACCGGGCCTGCGCTCGGCATGCTGGTGGGCTACCTCATCGTCATGGCGGGCAAGAACACCGCCCACCTCATGTACCTTGGCCGGCCCGCCCGCTTCTGGCGCGCCGCCATGCGGCCGGACCGCTCCTGGATCGCGCGCGGCATCTGGGCCACCGGCATCTTCGGCGCGAGCGGAGCCCTTCTGCTGCTGCCGCAGTTTTTCCCGCTCCCGTGGCAGCCGCAAGGAGCGACCGCTTCCGCCGTGACGTGGTTGGCCGGTCTCTCCGCCCTCTTCATCATGTTTTACGACGGCTTCGTCATGAACTCGTCCCGCGCTATCCCGTTCTGGAACACCGGCATGCTCCCACTGCTGTGCCTTACCTATGCCGCACTGGGCGGAACTACTCTTTCTCTCACCCTGCGCGAACTCACCGGCCTCGGCGAGGCGGCGCCCTCGCTTCTCGTCCAGGTCGAATACATCCTGCTGGTCACCAACTTCGTGCTGCTGGCCATGTACCTGGCGCACATGTGGGACTGGTCTCCGGCCGCCCGCGAAACGGTGCGCATGCTGGTGGTCGGGCGCTATGCCCGCTTCTTCCTTGGCCTGGTGCTGGCCGTAGGACTGGTGGCCACTCTCCTGCTGGCCGTTGTGCACAGCCGCATGCACGCCACCTGGCTGGCCATCCTCATCGCCGCCTGCGAGCTTACCGGCGACTTCGCGCTGCTCATGGTGTTGCTGAAATCGGGCTTGTTTTCTCCGCAGACCGCTCCTGCATTCCGCAGCTCCTGA
- a CDS encoding molybdopterin-dependent oxidoreductase, protein MATAASAYQGKWVPSTCGMCLHGCGIKVLVKDGVALKIEGDPTNPDNLGKLCPKGNAGLARLYDATRILHPMKRTNPRKGPGEDPGWIKISWEEAFEITARELGKIRADDPRKLLCAIGDFQRIVLWGWPAVFGSPNFFTSLGNYCGGSYHPVNGSVDGSFAAINDYERCNYWIQIGSGDGFSSHLHVSGSSKRMADARMRGMKLVVLDPRCSVAAAKADEWIPILPGTDRAFVLGMAHVLVHELNRFDREFLRDRTNAPYLVQDDGHFFRGEDGKAQVWDTRTGAPAAWDAVPPEAMALEGVFLVDGRRLRTGFQLWKNVLVNCTPERMSEVTTVPAATIRRIAREFVDAAQIGATIEIEGKTYPFRPAALNYYRGSQSHANGLFDNLTYKLFNMLVGNLDVPGGHLGVPLDHRGFFVSPGEDGMLKPEPHQLHPAPPFKYPPDSTHLMEWFPIGFDAGQLNTETLLEPERFGLQYRPEAMLLYHSNPLWNMPETDKVERIMRRMKFVVAIDIHRTESTEWADVFLPDQTFLESTLLNCLEPPVVTGHSVRQPVVEPLGDTKDAYEILTELAERLGFRDDWNDLLNVVCGFTQKPQYLLDPEKRYSVEELWDRYARSIYGDDHGLEWFKQNGHAVRPRTADETFMPYGNLRVPFYFEFIQRTGEDLRKKMEQAGVQDWPFDNYKPLPFWKPSPVIEDGARGYPFYAITFKEVLHTFADTVVMPWLTEISEKDAVHGGILINSKTAAKFGIRTGTRIRLTSPAGFIEGVAQVVEGIHPQVLGVSNAITREFVTNREVRVKGSHFNRLLTGSMRYTDNATGGLESTARVRLEIAPKWGQEAHDADD, encoded by the coding sequence ATGGCGACTGCGGCTTCTGCATATCAGGGCAAGTGGGTTCCCAGCACCTGCGGCATGTGCCTGCACGGATGCGGCATCAAGGTGCTGGTGAAGGACGGCGTGGCGCTCAAGATCGAGGGCGACCCCACCAATCCCGACAACCTGGGCAAGCTGTGCCCCAAGGGCAACGCCGGTCTGGCGCGCCTCTACGACGCCACCCGCATCCTGCATCCCATGAAGCGCACCAATCCCCGGAAAGGCCCGGGCGAGGATCCCGGCTGGATCAAGATCTCCTGGGAAGAAGCCTTCGAGATCACCGCCCGCGAGCTGGGCAAGATCCGCGCCGACGACCCGCGCAAGCTGCTCTGCGCCATCGGGGACTTCCAGCGCATCGTGCTCTGGGGATGGCCGGCGGTGTTCGGCTCGCCGAATTTCTTTACTTCCCTGGGCAATTACTGTGGCGGTTCCTACCACCCGGTGAACGGATCCGTGGATGGTTCCTTCGCCGCCATCAACGACTACGAGCGCTGCAATTACTGGATCCAGATCGGCTCCGGCGACGGCTTTTCCTCGCACCTGCACGTTTCCGGCAGTTCCAAGCGCATGGCCGATGCCCGCATGCGCGGCATGAAGCTGGTCGTTCTCGACCCGCGATGCTCGGTAGCCGCCGCCAAGGCTGACGAATGGATTCCGATTCTGCCGGGCACCGACCGCGCCTTCGTGCTGGGTATGGCCCACGTGCTGGTGCACGAACTGAACCGCTTCGACCGCGAGTTCCTGCGCGACCGCACCAATGCTCCCTATCTCGTCCAGGATGATGGGCACTTCTTCCGCGGCGAGGACGGCAAGGCCCAGGTGTGGGACACCCGCACCGGCGCCCCGGCCGCTTGGGACGCCGTCCCGCCGGAGGCCATGGCGCTCGAAGGCGTGTTCCTGGTGGACGGCCGGCGGCTCCGTACTGGTTTCCAGCTCTGGAAAAACGTGCTGGTGAACTGCACGCCCGAGCGCATGAGCGAGGTCACTACCGTGCCCGCGGCCACGATCCGTCGCATCGCCCGCGAGTTCGTGGACGCGGCTCAGATCGGCGCCACCATCGAGATCGAAGGCAAGACCTATCCTTTCCGCCCGGCGGCGCTCAATTACTACCGCGGCTCGCAATCGCACGCCAACGGCCTTTTCGACAACCTGACCTACAAGCTGTTCAACATGCTGGTGGGCAATCTCGATGTGCCCGGCGGCCACCTGGGCGTGCCGCTCGACCATCGTGGCTTCTTCGTCAGTCCGGGGGAGGACGGCATGCTCAAGCCGGAGCCGCACCAGCTCCACCCGGCGCCGCCCTTCAAGTATCCCCCGGATTCCACCCACCTGATGGAATGGTTTCCCATCGGCTTCGACGCCGGCCAGCTCAACACCGAGACTCTGCTCGAGCCCGAACGTTTCGGCCTGCAGTACCGGCCCGAGGCCATGCTGCTCTACCACTCCAACCCGCTGTGGAACATGCCCGAGACGGACAAGGTGGAGCGCATCATGCGCCGCATGAAGTTCGTGGTCGCCATCGACATCCACCGCACGGAATCCACCGAGTGGGCCGACGTCTTCCTGCCCGACCAGACGTTCCTGGAGTCCACACTGCTGAATTGCCTGGAGCCGCCCGTGGTTACCGGGCACTCCGTGCGCCAGCCGGTGGTTGAGCCGCTGGGCGACACCAAGGACGCCTACGAGATCCTCACCGAACTGGCGGAGCGGCTGGGCTTCCGCGACGATTGGAACGACCTGCTCAACGTGGTCTGCGGCTTCACGCAAAAGCCGCAGTACCTGCTCGACCCCGAGAAGCGCTACAGCGTCGAAGAACTGTGGGACCGCTATGCCCGCTCCATCTACGGCGACGATCACGGCCTGGAATGGTTCAAGCAGAACGGCCACGCTGTCCGTCCGCGCACCGCCGATGAGACCTTCATGCCCTATGGCAATCTGCGCGTGCCTTTCTACTTCGAGTTCATCCAGCGCACCGGCGAAGATCTGCGCAAGAAAATGGAACAGGCCGGCGTTCAGGATTGGCCGTTCGACAACTACAAGCCGCTGCCGTTCTGGAAGCCTTCGCCGGTCATCGAGGATGGCGCCCGCGGCTATCCCTTCTACGCCATCACCTTCAAGGAAGTGCTGCACACCTTCGCTGACACGGTGGTGATGCCCTGGCTCACGGAAATCAGCGAAAAGGACGCGGTGCACGGTGGCATCCTCATCAACTCAAAGACCGCCGCGAAGTTCGGCATCCGCACCGGCACCCGCATTCGTCTCACGTCACCGGCCGGCTTCATCGAGGGCGTGGCCCAGGTGGTGGAGGGCATCCACCCGCAGGTGCTGGGAGTCAGCAACGCCATCACCCGCGAGTTCGTCACCAACCGCGAAGTGCGCGTCAAGGGCAGCCACTTCAACCGGCTGCTCACCGGCTCCATGCGCTACACGGATAACGCCACCGGCGGCCTGGAATCCACCGCGCGCGTGCGTTTGGAGATCGCCCCGAAATGGGGCCAGGAGGCTCACGATGCCGACGATTGA
- a CDS encoding MoaD/ThiS family protein: protein MPTIDVAALGTARKLLGFSRRTVPFEEGTVADLLRSLDTLDGGNLYACLTCEGRLRGDFAVLVDGLSLKPDQLDRPLQGGEQVVTMAILRHLHGG, encoded by the coding sequence ATGCCGACGATTGATGTGGCCGCGCTGGGCACGGCGCGCAAGCTGCTCGGTTTCTCACGGCGCACCGTCCCGTTCGAAGAGGGTACGGTAGCGGATCTGCTGCGCTCGCTCGACACCCTCGACGGCGGCAACCTCTACGCCTGCCTCACCTGCGAGGGCCGGCTGCGCGGCGATTTTGCCGTCCTGGTGGACGGCCTCAGTCTCAAACCCGATCAGCTCGACCGTCCCCTCCAGGGCGGCGAGCAGGTCGTGACCATGGCGATTCTGCGTCATTTGCACGGCGGTTAG
- a CDS encoding Crp/Fnr family transcriptional regulator, which yields MRTPYGLQILDSCLTCELREKRLFCNLSPTAVRDLEAIRSTASYPAGAVLYVEGQNPRGVFILCQGRAKLTASSAEGKTLILKIVEPGEVLGLSSTVSGKPYEATVELLEPTQVNFIRRDEFLNFLRRHGDAALRVAQQLSQNYHTAYQEIRTLGLSQSASEKLARLLLEWSANDNSGRGLKLKLTLTHEEIAQMIGTSRETVTRAFADLRKRRFIEVRGATVTIRDRTALESLVGA from the coding sequence ATGCGGACTCCCTACGGCCTGCAGATCCTGGACAGTTGCCTCACCTGTGAGCTCAGGGAGAAGCGCCTTTTTTGCAATCTTTCTCCTACCGCCGTCAGGGACCTGGAAGCCATCCGCTCCACCGCTTCGTATCCCGCGGGCGCCGTGTTGTATGTGGAAGGCCAGAACCCGCGCGGGGTGTTTATCCTGTGCCAGGGGCGGGCCAAGCTCACCGCCTCTTCGGCCGAGGGCAAGACGCTCATCCTGAAGATTGTGGAGCCGGGTGAAGTGCTGGGGCTGAGCAGCACCGTCTCCGGCAAGCCCTACGAGGCCACCGTCGAGTTGCTCGAGCCCACCCAGGTCAACTTCATCCGCCGCGACGAGTTCCTCAACTTCCTGCGCCGCCACGGCGATGCCGCCTTGCGCGTCGCCCAGCAGCTCAGCCAGAACTATCACACCGCCTACCAGGAGATCCGCACGCTGGGCCTGTCGCAGTCCGCCTCGGAGAAGCTGGCCCGCCTGTTGCTGGAGTGGTCGGCCAACGACAACTCCGGCCGCGGCCTGAAACTGAAGCTCACGCTCACCCACGAAGAGATCGCGCAGATGATCGGCACCTCACGCGAGACCGTGACCCGCGCTTTCGCCGACCTCAGAAAACGCCGCTTTATCGAAGTCCGCGGCGCCACGGTCACCATCCGCGACCGCACCGCGCTCGAAAGCCTGGTCGGCGCTTAA
- the ric gene encoding iron-sulfur cluster repair di-iron protein, with translation MNLDPKKTVGELALETPALLPVFEELGIDYCCGGQVPLEQACRKAEVPVEQVAQRLEERAAIAQERERDWMNEPLFGLVAYIVNHHHYFTRRETARLEELLRKVCDAHGEKRPELFRMRDLFRALSGELHMHMAREEQVLFPYITDLEKRVTRHEPVLPPPFGTVLNPIRMMMHEHDSAGETLKALRSLAAGYAVPAEACMSWRALYQGLQEFEQDLHRHIHLENNLLFPRAAKLEEKVETRAATA, from the coding sequence ATGAATCTGGACCCGAAGAAGACGGTTGGCGAACTGGCCCTGGAAACGCCCGCGCTCTTGCCGGTGTTCGAAGAGCTGGGTATCGACTACTGCTGCGGCGGACAGGTTCCCCTGGAGCAGGCGTGCCGCAAGGCGGAGGTCCCCGTGGAGCAGGTGGCGCAGCGGCTGGAAGAGCGCGCCGCCATCGCCCAGGAGCGGGAGCGCGACTGGATGAACGAGCCCTTGTTCGGGCTCGTCGCTTATATCGTCAATCATCATCATTACTTCACGCGTCGCGAAACCGCCCGTTTGGAAGAGCTGCTGCGCAAGGTCTGTGACGCGCATGGCGAGAAGCGCCCCGAGCTGTTCCGTATGCGCGACCTGTTCCGCGCGCTCTCCGGCGAGTTGCACATGCATATGGCACGCGAAGAGCAGGTCTTGTTCCCCTACATCACCGACCTGGAGAAGCGCGTGACACGGCATGAGCCCGTCCTGCCTCCTCCGTTCGGTACCGTGCTCAACCCCATTCGCATGATGATGCACGAGCACGATTCGGCCGGGGAAACGCTCAAGGCCCTTCGCAGCCTGGCCGCCGGCTACGCCGTTCCTGCCGAGGCCTGCATGAGCTGGCGCGCTCTCTACCAGGGACTGCAGGAATTCGAGCAGGACCTGCATCGCCACATCCACCTGGAGAACAATCTGCTGTTCCCGCGCGCCGCCAAGCTCGAGGAAAAGGTGGAGACCCGCGCGGCCACGGCCTGA